The Calditrichota bacterium genome contains the following window.
CGTCATGGATCGGCGCCTCATGGAGTGGGTGCCCAATAGCATAGGCTCGGAGCAGTACGCCTATGTGTTCCCTTTTGCCATGACGAACTTTAACACCTACCTGGAGGGACCGCATGGCTTCTGGAACCCGGCCAGCGATCACCTTCCGGGCGCGCCACGGGGCTGGTTTGCTCTCCAGCACGGCGGGTGCGTCACCGATGGCACCTATCGCATTGTCTGGGCCTTGCGGGAGACCTTCACTGTTGAGTTTGAGCGTCCGCACGGCGTGGAGGCTTCTTTTGCCCCGAGCGAAGCCACTTTGCTGTGCCGGTTCATCAAGAAGGAGGATGAAGGAAGGTTCGAAGGGGGCAGCGTCGGCCCCATCGATGCGGAGCCAGGAACCAGCCCGCTGATACTGTCGGCTTTTGCCTTTGCTGGGGATAGCGGCGGGTTCGACCCGGTGGCGGTGGCGCAGTTCGTATGGAGCTTCAACACGCCGCTGTTCGGCTGCCAGGTGCCGCACAACGATAACGGGCTTCTCTCTGCGGCCGTGGCCAGCTTTCTGTGGTGTGACCAGCCGCAAGTCATGGTGGTGAACCTGAAACAGGCTCACTGGGGCGGCGGAACCATTGTCCGCCTCATGGAGCTCAGCGGCCAGCCCGCCGAGGTTACGCTGCGCTCCGACGTCTTGCGCATCTCTGCGGCGACAATTACCGACGGGGTTGAGCATGACCGTACAGCCGCAGCGGTGCATGCCGGGGGAGTGCGGATTGCCATAGGTCCGCGGCAAATTGTGACGCTACGCCTCAACGACCTTTCTTCGGGCGCGGCTCCGCAGGGGGACGACGCCATGTCGTGGCAATGGGATTTGGAGCAGAACTATCCCAACCCCTTCAATCCGGAGACCACCATCTCCTACCGCGTGCCTGAACAGATGCGGGTGGTCATCGCGCTGTTCAACAGCAAGGGGCAATTGGTGCGCACCCTGGTGGACGCTACTGTGCCTCCTGGCCGGCATACGGTGCGATGGCGGGGCGACGATGTCGACGGCAAACCAGTGGCGAGCGGTTTGTACTTCGTGCGCATGACTGCCGGGGACCAGGTGCGGCGAAGAAAGTTGATTCTTCTCAAATGAACACACGGAGCACTACATGGGAAAAGAGCTTATTCTGAACGCCATACGCGGGCAAAAGACCGAACGCACTCCTTGGCTTCCATTTGTGGGCTGCCATGGAGGCGCGCTCATTGGCAAGGACGCGACGACGTACCTGCAATCGGCTGATCTCATTGTCCAGGGCGTGACGGAGGCCATCCGCCAGTATCAGCCAGACGGTGTGCCGGTCACGTTTGACCTGCAAGTCGAGGCCGAGGCTTTAGGGTGCGAGCTGCAGTGGGCAAAGGAGAACCCCCCTGCCGTGGTCAGTCATGTGCTGGAGCAGAAGAGCCTGTCTGAGCTCAGGGTGCCGGATGAGCGCGCAGGACGCATCCCCATGGTGATGGAGGCCACGCGCCGCCTCGCCCAAGCCGGACACGACGTGGCGCTCTTCGGTCTGGTGACTGGGCCGTTTACCCTCGCCCTTCACCTCAAGGGAACGGGCATTTTCATGGAAATGTACGACCACCCCGAAGCGGTAAGGGAGCTCATGCAGTTCACCACGGCGGTGGCAACGCGTATGGCTGAACTCTACGCCGCGGCCGGTTGCGATGTGATTGCCCTAGTGGATCCGATGACCAGCCAGATTTCGCCGGACACCTTCCGCGCCTTCGTTTCGCCGTGCGCACAGGAGGTCTTTGACCGCATTCGCGCCCTGGGATTGCTGTCGTCCTTCTTTGTGTGCGGCCATGCGCAGAAGAACGTCGAGGCAATGTGCCAGACCGGCCCGGACAACATCTGCGTGGACGAGAACATTCCCCTGGACTTTGTCAAAAGGACCTGCCAGCAGTACGGCGTCTCTTTTGGCGGGAACATGCCCCTGACCACCGTGCTCCTCATGGGCAGCGAAGACGACGCCCGGCGCAGTGCCTTGCAGTGCATGGACATTGGGGGCGATACAGGCTACATCCTCGCCCCGGGCTGCGATCTGCCCTATGGCACGCCACCGGCCAACCTGAAAGCGGTCGCGGAGGTGGTGCAC
Protein-coding sequences here:
- a CDS encoding uroporphyrinogen decarboxylase family protein, translated to MGKELILNAIRGQKTERTPWLPFVGCHGGALIGKDATTYLQSADLIVQGVTEAIRQYQPDGVPVTFDLQVEAEALGCELQWAKENPPAVVSHVLEQKSLSELRVPDERAGRIPMVMEATRRLAQAGHDVALFGLVTGPFTLALHLKGTGIFMEMYDHPEAVRELMQFTTAVATRMAELYAAAGCDVIALVDPMTSQISPDTFRAFVSPCAQEVFDRIRALGLLSSFFVCGHAQKNVEAMCQTGPDNICVDENIPLDFVKRTCQQYGVSFGGNMPLTTVLLMGSEDDARRSALQCMDIGGDTGYILAPGCDLPYGTPPANLKAVAEVVHDDYTRQVARELLAKAAEVTPSINLADYGRTDRVIVDIITLDSEACAPCQYMVEAVKAVAPHFGDLVIWREHKI
- a CDS encoding T9SS type A sorting domain-containing protein — encoded protein: FPFNGWLKAVGNGQVMPLGSARVDTTVSGPVARALVIERSGTPFVRSEIWLYQGLPRVEIVNVMDRRLMEWVPNSIGSEQYAYVFPFAMTNFNTYLEGPHGFWNPASDHLPGAPRGWFALQHGGCVTDGTYRIVWALRETFTVEFERPHGVEASFAPSEATLLCRFIKKEDEGRFEGGSVGPIDAEPGTSPLILSAFAFAGDSGGFDPVAVAQFVWSFNTPLFGCQVPHNDNGLLSAAVASFLWCDQPQVMVVNLKQAHWGGGTIVRLMELSGQPAEVTLRSDVLRISAATITDGVEHDRTAAAVHAGGVRIAIGPRQIVTLRLNDLSSGAAPQGDDAMSWQWDLEQNYPNPFNPETTISYRVPEQMRVVIALFNSKGQLVRTLVDATVPPGRHTVRWRGDDVDGKPVASGLYFVRMTAGDQVRRRKLILLK